A single Sphingopyxis chilensis DNA region contains:
- a CDS encoding glycosyl hydrolase family 18 protein: MTTNETFRFIASILIGFTLILSPGFAAAKPPRPVVVGYLAAFKGLEMSIARSDLSAFTHFNLSFANPDAEGRFVRDGRMTCMSDEQGANLSVEALRATVAMLQASGAKVLISTAGGVIPSCSGDWKVLLAPERRAATVAALIELADTLALDGIDIDIEGQLLTEIDRAGDYTPFIAALSGAMKARGKLLTCATASYEGGMIPVGSIRYFDLVNIMSYDAIGPSWGQAGTEHSSYAMAARDLDLWLARGVAPDRLVLGVPFYGYGFGGEKANWSYRDLAAAHGINATKADVIGELCAGCRYISYNSPAAIANKSRLAAEKAGGVMVWELSQDTPDHALTTAIKEGLSRE; the protein is encoded by the coding sequence ATGACGACAAATGAGACTTTTCGCTTCATTGCATCGATCCTGATTGGTTTTACATTGATATTGTCACCGGGCTTCGCTGCCGCGAAGCCGCCGCGCCCCGTTGTGGTTGGCTATCTCGCGGCGTTCAAGGGGCTGGAGATGTCGATCGCGCGATCCGACCTGTCCGCCTTCACCCACTTCAACCTGTCCTTCGCCAATCCCGATGCCGAGGGGCGTTTCGTTCGCGACGGGCGGATGACGTGCATGAGCGACGAACAAGGCGCCAACCTGTCGGTCGAGGCGCTGCGCGCGACCGTCGCGATGCTGCAGGCAAGCGGCGCGAAAGTGCTGATCTCGACCGCAGGTGGCGTGATTCCAAGCTGTTCGGGGGACTGGAAGGTCTTGCTCGCGCCCGAGCGGCGCGCTGCGACGGTGGCAGCGCTGATCGAGCTAGCCGATACGCTGGCACTCGACGGCATCGATATCGACATCGAAGGACAGCTGCTGACCGAGATTGACCGCGCCGGCGACTATACCCCGTTTATCGCGGCGCTCTCCGGAGCGATGAAGGCGCGTGGCAAACTGCTGACCTGCGCGACCGCTTCTTACGAAGGTGGGATGATCCCGGTGGGCTCAATCCGCTATTTCGATCTTGTCAACATCATGTCCTATGACGCGATCGGGCCGAGTTGGGGCCAAGCAGGAACCGAGCACAGCAGCTATGCGATGGCCGCGCGCGATCTCGACCTGTGGCTGGCGCGCGGCGTCGCGCCGGACCGCCTTGTCCTCGGCGTCCCTTTTTACGGCTATGGATTCGGCGGCGAAAAGGCGAATTGGTCCTATCGCGACCTTGCCGCCGCACATGGCATAAATGCGACCAAAGCCGATGTCATCGGCGAGCTTTGCGCCGGGTGCCGCTATATCAGCTATAACAGCCCCGCCGCGATCGCCAATAAATCGCGACTCGCCGCCGAAAAGGCGGGCGGCGTGATGGTGTGGGAATTGTCGCAGGATACGCCCGATCACGCGCTGACGACCGCCATCAAAGAAGGGCTTTCGCGCGAATAA